The window ataagtttgtttctattagctttggtgacgtcccatactttcgaaccgtaaagtgtaatactttgaactatactaccgtaaatgtgttttttggtggtttctcgtcgaattgttttttgccagagaagagaggcacgggtcgctgctctgcccttgtttattctttccctgatttcatctgcgctatttcctttcttgttgaaaatgacccccaaatatttgtaGGATTGCatgcctttgattttgtcgtcttccaagactaggtcacatatttcatctgttcccactgagagatattcataTAGTATACATTTTGATATTATATACCgattttctgtttgtttttctGTTGTTTTGTGAATAGAAATGTAGATAAAAAGTTTAAGTTAAAAacgatatttatttataaataagttaaaaatacATAGTTATTTATACTTTAAAAATTGCCGTGAACATTTAATCCAGCTCCCGCTTGGGGCTTTCCGGTACCACCTGGTCCTCCAAAATGCCTGCCATAATTAGCATTAACATCAGCACCCCAGTTTTTACCTCCTGCAATGTTATACTTTCCACCAGCTGTAACATCTGTTCCGTAACCGGGAGTTCTGTCAGCATTTACAAAACCCGAAGATCCAGATGGCTTGTGGGAATAATCCACTCTACCTCCAAATGAATCGGGTTTTACACCATGAGATCCCCAAGCTTTTGATTCAGTTGCAGTGCCGTCAACTCTATGGTTGTTGTTGTTTAATAATGTTCCCGAAGAAGATGCTCCGAATCCACCTTGGTTAGCTCCCCATTTTACATCtctataaacaaaatatacaattaatatataaaaatacttgtttaattttttataaataataaattaatggtGAAGAATGAAAAATTTCTATGTCAATTTTTACtcaagt is drawn from Diabrotica undecimpunctata isolate CICGRU chromosome 5, icDiaUnde3, whole genome shotgun sequence and contains these coding sequences:
- the LOC140441986 gene encoding uncharacterized protein — its product is MKYNIVFAFCLAVAAAIPVDVAVDEEGQEYLLVPVFRERRDVKWGANQGGFGASSSGTLLNNNNHRVDGTATESKAWGSHGVKPDSFGGRVDYSHKPSGSSGFVNADRTPGYGTDVTAGGKYNIAGGKNWGADVNANYGRHFGGPGGTGKPQAGAGLNVHGNF